Proteins found in one Paenibacillus borealis genomic segment:
- a CDS encoding SprT family protein: MSNEELQLWIEQVSMNSFGVPFRHTASFNSRLTTTGGRYFTKSHNIEINPQQLAIHGREETEKIIKHELCHYHLHLAKRGYMHRDDDFKTLLARVGGSRYCQTLPGAKARKPQPYRYKLVCVACATEYLRKRKADPKRYRCGKCSGKLKLVTLEAGAGPAT; encoded by the coding sequence ATGAGCAACGAAGAGCTGCAGCTGTGGATCGAGCAGGTGTCGATGAACAGCTTCGGCGTGCCTTTCCGGCATACAGCCAGCTTTAACAGCAGACTTACGACAACGGGCGGACGATATTTCACCAAAAGCCATAATATAGAGATCAATCCCCAGCAGCTTGCCATCCACGGCCGGGAGGAGACGGAGAAAATCATCAAGCATGAGCTCTGCCACTACCATCTGCATCTGGCGAAGCGGGGGTATATGCACCGGGATGATGATTTCAAAACACTGCTCGCCCGTGTCGGGGGCAGCCGCTACTGCCAGACCCTGCCGGGAGCCAAGGCGCGGAAGCCGCAGCCGTACCGGTATAAGCTGGTGTGCGTGGCCTGTGCCACCGAATATCTGCGCAAACGCAAAGCCGATCCGAAGCGTTACCGCTGCGGGAAATGTTCGGGCAAGCTGAAGCTGGTCACCCTGGAGGCAGGTGCGGGTCCGGCTACTTAA
- a CDS encoding pentapeptide repeat-containing protein, with amino-acid sequence MNNKIEQPRIPEPELLLPQQIHSLASKDEFSRCLISGALIEYQDAARVSFDKVIFKNVTITESSLHGIELTDVIFDHCDLSNVDFSEAFMHRTEFRDCRLIGTDFTRARFQNVSVTGCIGEFAVFRFANFKAASFERSSLISADYYQSALNGLYFSECNLDQATLAGCKLKDIDLSDCEFTGLVVDLQDLDGCVISAEQAASFAGLLGLVIKY; translated from the coding sequence ATGAATAACAAGATTGAACAACCCAGAATCCCGGAACCGGAGCTATTGCTGCCGCAGCAGATTCATTCCCTGGCTTCCAAGGACGAATTCAGCCGCTGCCTCATTTCCGGAGCGCTAATTGAATACCAGGATGCTGCCAGAGTGTCCTTTGATAAGGTAATCTTCAAGAATGTGACGATCACTGAATCTTCCCTGCACGGCATTGAGCTTACCGATGTCATCTTCGATCATTGTGACCTGTCCAACGTGGATTTCAGCGAAGCCTTCATGCACCGGACAGAGTTCAGGGATTGCCGTTTGATCGGCACGGACTTCACGAGGGCGCGGTTTCAGAATGTATCGGTGACCGGGTGCATCGGGGAGTTTGCGGTGTTCCGGTTCGCTAATTTCAAAGCTGCTTCCTTCGAGCGCAGCTCCCTGATCAGCGCGGATTATTATCAGTCCGCCTTAAACGGCCTCTATTTCTCGGAATGCAATCTGGATCAGGCCACGCTGGCCGGGTGCAAGCTGAAGGATATCGATCTGAGCGATTGCGAGTTCACCGGCCTTGTGGTTGACCTCCAGGATCTGGACGGCTGTGTGATCTCTGCGGAGCAGGCGGCTTCTTTCGCCGGACTACTGGGCCTGGTGATTAAATATTAA